From the genome of Fibrobacter sp. UWB5:
TACCAATTGCCCCATCGATGATAGAAGTGCAGCAACCACCTATGTGACGGTTAACGATGATTGCACCATTAGGCCTTCCTATTACAAGTTCTACGAGCTCACGATTACTGCGGGGACTGGCGGAACAACTACCGAAACGACCAAGAGAACGTATTCGGGCGGTTCGGCTGAGGTCAGTGTTACGGCAAAACCCAATAGCGGTTACCGTTTCGACAAGTGGGTCAAGGTATCAGGCGGTAGTGCATGTTCTGTTATTGATGAAACTTCCGCAACCACGAATGTTCACGTTCGTGAAACCTGTAAGATAAGGGCCGATTTTGTTCGTACTTACGAACTGAAACTTGTCGCGGGGACCGGCGGGTCAACGAACTTTACGTCTAAAACCGTGGATACCGGTTCAAAGGTTGACATTTCGGCGTCCATTTCTCAATATGGCTACCGTTTCGACAAATGGACGTCCTCTAGTACCAGCTGTACTGTTGCAGATCCGACCGACTCTTATACGAAGGTGACTGTCAAAGGCAACTGTACCGTAACGGCAAGCTTTGTGGAAAGAAACACCTTCTCTATTGCAGCGAACATAGCAGAAGCCGGAAGTACTTCTCCGTATGGTTACCTAGCTGTCGACAAGGGCTCTTCAAAAGCGATTACAGCCACACCCAGCTCTGGCTATCGTTTTGACGAGTGGACTACTGATAATGCATCTTGCGTCATAGCCGATATAGCCAGCACATCGACTTCTTTAAAGGTATCTGGCAATTGTAACATAACGGCAAATTTCGTCAAGACACAAGAATTGACTGTATCCACTAGTACGGGAGGGAGCGTATCTTCAGCAGGAACAAAAACTGTAGATTACGGCTCTGACAACACTATAACCGCCACACCTGATTCCAGCTACCGCTTCGACAAGTGGACTACTGATAATGCGTCTTGCGTCATCGCCGACACTACCAGCGATTCAACTACTGTAAGTGTTTCTGCTGATTGCAATATAACGGCAAATTTCGTCAAGATCCAGTATATAGATGTATCCGCCGGCACAGGAGGCACCACCTCTCCGTCAACATATATGCCAATCGATTCGGGGGCAACTCTTCAAATAACGGCTACACCTGATTCCAGCTACCGCTTTGACCAGTGGACCTCTGACAATGAGTCTTGCGTCATAGCCGACACTGCCAGCAATTCTACCTCTGTAAAGGTGTCTGATGATTGCAGCGTGAAAGCAACATTTGTAAAAACATACACCTTCTCTGTTCGTGCAAATATAGACGCTGGCGGAACAGTTTCTCCGGATGAGGACCAAACTGTCGACAAAGGCTCCCGTAATTCGATTTCTGCCACACCCAATTCTGGCTATCGCTTCGACAAATGGACATCTGACAATGCGTCTTGCGTTATATCCAAAACAACCAAAACGTCGACTTCTGTAAAGGTATCTGATAATTGTAATGTTACCGCAAATTTCGTTAAGACCCATAACGTGACAATTGCTGGCGGTACGGGCGGCCACGTTAAATCTCCTGGAAGCAGAACTGTAGACATAGACACAAAAGTTAGCCTTAGCGCCGTTGAAGATACAGGCTATGTCTTTGACAAGTGGGTTTCGACTTCGAAAAAATGTATTGTTGCAGACCCTGCATCATTGTCAACTACTGTAAAAGTCGGTGACGACTGCTCCGTGACGGCGAACTTTGTCAAAGTGGAATACGTGTTCCTTGAAGAGGACTTTGTCAGGGATATCGATTCCGTAGAAACGACGGAAGTGGATTTTGCCTTCAGCCTGAATACGGTAAGCCCCACTTACAGCAAGATAGACACCATCACGGTGGCTCTGTTTACGGACCTGGGGGATACCTTATGGGTGCCCGCCATCGAGACGGACGTTCATTCGGGCGAGTTCGAGGGCCGAGGCTCCTTCAGGTTTGTGACTAGCACCGAAGACCAGAAGGACGATGTGCTGGATGCCGCAATGGATTTGGATGCCGACGCCAACCGTGCGGTCATCCGTATGCAGATAGGCAAGGACAACTCTGCCTTGGATAGCCGAGATTCCATCGTGGTGTTCTATGAGTTCATTCCTGCGGTTTCTGCAGAAATCCAGGACCAGGATCTGGATGGCCGCGCCGACTTTGTGCGCGTGCATTTCGCAAAGTCCATTCTCCATGAACAGCTAAAGATTGATACATTGTTCTGGGGAGAATCCGAAGATGATGGTCGCGAAGTGGCCAGCCGGGACATGGAGATCTCCGAAGATGGCGATTTGATCTATGCAGCACTAGAAAGCCCCTTTGAATACGGTGTTACCGCCGTGGATTCTACGGGCAAAAAATTTGTCAAGATTTCCAGGAATACGTCTTCTGCAATCCAGAAGGTAACTCTATCCGACAAGGTTGGCCCCGTGCCCGTGCGTGCGGAAAAACACCCCGGCGTAATAAGGGACAAGGATTACCTGAATGGAAAGGCGGATATCCCGCCGGATACACTGGTGGTGACCTTGTCTGAACCCGTAAAAATTCCAGGCGGAGCCAAAGCATTCGACAAAAAACGCAGTGCTTGGAGCAATATGTTCCAGTATGCAGAATCCTGCGACAACGGCAAGATGCATCCAGTTTCCCTCGAACAAAGTCCAAAGCTGGACAAGTCCGGTAAGGTCTGGACCATGGTGATTCCGCACCAAGTCAATATCCACGTGGGGCATTGCCTCATGACGAATCCTGAAGCCCCCTTCCAGGATGCAGCTGGCAATGCACCGGCCATTGGCGGAGTCTCTATAGAAGGCGACGATGGCGATATCTATATCTATACCTTCAAGGGCGCTCCTGCAGTAGCCCGTGGCAGCAAGTCTGCCGTCAAGGTGGAAGCTAGGCTGAGTTACAAGGCTAAAGTGACCATTTTTAGTAATCTCGGGAACGTTGTTGCGCAGTTCAACAGAAAAAATGAAGAAGGCCTTAGCTTCATTGAATGGGATCAGCGAACCATGGACAACCGCCTAGCCGGAACAGGTGTTTACATCTGGAAAATCCAGTTCAAGTTCGCGGATGGTCACAAGGAGACCCGGTCCATCCGTACGGGTATCAAACGCTAGTAACTATTCTTCGTCTTCAGGAGTCGTGCCCTCGTTGGGCACGTAGTTATGCTTGTGTGTGATTTCGAAGCTCCAGTAGCATGAAGCACCAAATCTGCCCGAAGAGAATCTATAAGACAAGTCTTTCTTTTCGAAACTTTTCTCGAGGCTTGTAAAGGTGTAGCTAAATTCAAGACCTACGCCTGGGGCATAATGGAATCCGACGCCCGCATCGACCATGAAATTTTTTGGCTTTTCCCACCAGGCACTAGCGGTAGTTGCCGGCAAGAGCCAGCCTGCGCGCAGCGTCCCGTAGGGTGCGATATCTTTAAAGCTTTTCGTAGATCTCAGGGAAAGCGCCCCCCATATGGGAATAGTGCTTGGCGTCAGTTTCAGTTTGTCTTTCCTCTGAGCATTCATAAAGCCGATTCCGCCACCGAAGTAGAATGGAGAAGATTCCTTTTCGGCTAAAAATTCTGCGCCAACTTCGCCTGTAAAACCGGTGCTATACTCTGTTTTGGAATTGCCCCCGTCAAGGACCCTCGAAACGTTTACGTCTGCGGGAAGAAATCCGCGTAGAAACGGGTGAATTTCAGAGGAGTTTGCATTTACCAAGAATAAAGCACAAGTTAACAGGGTAGCGCGAATTTTCATGCTCGCGAATATAGAAAACTTGAGTATTCTTCAGTTTGGCTGCCCAACGAAATTAATTAATTGTAAAAATATGCATTTTTGCTTGCTTGAACCCGAAAATACCACTTGCTTTTTTGTGCAGTTATACTTATATTTAGTGAACAAAGGTGCAACTAAACAAAAAGGCATTTATGGACATACGCGAAAAGTTGAATATCCTTTCGGCCGCGGCCAAGTACGACGTGTCGTGTTCTTCGAGCGGGTCCAAGCGGCAAGCGCCCCAGGGTGGACTCGGGAGCGCCTGTAGCGCGGGTATTTGCCATACCTGGTCTTCTGACGGGCGCTGTATTTCGCTTTTGAAGGTGCTCATGAGCAATGCCTGCAAGTATGATTGCGCCTATTGCATTAACCGCCGTAGCAACGATATTCCGCGAGCTACATTCACGTCCAAGGAACTCATCAACCTGACGTTGGAATTCTACCGCCGCAACTATATCGAGGGGCTTTTCTTGAGTTCGGCGGTGGTGGGCAGCCCTGACCGCACCATGGAAATGCTGATTCAAGTGGCCAAGGAACTGCGCACCGTCCATAAATTCGGCGGATACATTCACCTGAAGGCGATTCCCGGAGCCAGCCGCGAACTTCTGTACCAAGCTGGGCTTTATGCCGACCGCAGCAGTGTGAATATCGAGATTCCGACCGACAGGGCGCTACAATACCTCGCTCCCGAAAAGAATCATGCCTCGATTCTCGCCCCCATGAATTTTTTAGCCGAACGCAAGCTGGAATACAAGACGGACCATTCCCGCTATTCGCCAAAGTTCTTGCCGGCTGGTCAAAGCACGCAGATGATTGTGGGGGCGGCAGGGGAGTCGGACTTGCAAATCCTGACCCTTTCGAATAGATTCTACAAGCAGCAGCAAATGAAGCGCGTGTATTTTTCGGGCTATGTACCGCTCAACGCCGACAAGCGCCTGCCTGCACTAACGACCAAGCCGCCCCTGGTTCGCGAACACAGGCTTTATCAGGCCGACTGGCTCATGCGTTTTTACAAGTTCGGCTTTGATGAAGTGGTCGACCCGGCGCACCCGAATCTAGACTTGGATCTCGACCCAAAGGCTGCTTGGGCATTGCGCCACCCTGAATTTTTCCCCATCGACATTCAAACCGCCGACTACGAAATGCTCTTGCGCGTGCCAGGTATTGGCGTGAAATCGGCCCAATTGATCGCTTCGGGTCGCCGGTTCTCTAAAATCCGACTGGAGCACCTGAAAAAGATGGGAGTCGTGCTCAAGCGGGCGCAGTACTTTATTTACCATCCGGATACTCCCGCCTGTTTGCGCAGGCTTTACCCTGAAATGGTCCGACCTTTGCTGCTCCCCAAGCCCCAGCCCTTGCAGCTAGATTTGTTCTCTAATCAACCTTTAGCTTTGCCGGCGTAAAATCATGCTTTCTATCTCTTACGATTCAACATTTGACGGATTCTTGAGCGTGGTCTTCGAGATTTACCGCCAGCACTTGGAGGTGGGTGAGATTCATGGAGACCGCAGCACGACTCCTTGCAACCTGTTTATGCAGCCTTTCCGCATCGAAACGTCCGAAGATGAGGCGGCCCGGCTCAAACGGGCTATTGAAAATTATGCCAGCGCCGATATTTTGGATCTTTTGCATGTGGCGTTCCGCTCCGAGGAAGAGGGAATCGAGATGAAGATTCTAGCCTATCTTCGCAAGGTTTTTGACGGCAAGGACCCGAAATACGCCAAGAACCCGACCTCCGATGAAATGCTTCCGCTGTTCTTGACCGCCCGCGCTGTACGCCACGAGGCGGGGGGCATGCTCGGGCTCGTACGCTTCAGCAAGACCTCTGACGGCACGTATTTC
Proteins encoded in this window:
- a CDS encoding putative DNA modification/repair radical SAM protein, with translation MDIREKLNILSAAAKYDVSCSSSGSKRQAPQGGLGSACSAGICHTWSSDGRCISLLKVLMSNACKYDCAYCINRRSNDIPRATFTSKELINLTLEFYRRNYIEGLFLSSAVVGSPDRTMEMLIQVAKELRTVHKFGGYIHLKAIPGASRELLYQAGLYADRSSVNIEIPTDRALQYLAPEKNHASILAPMNFLAERKLEYKTDHSRYSPKFLPAGQSTQMIVGAAGESDLQILTLSNRFYKQQQMKRVYFSGYVPLNADKRLPALTTKPPLVREHRLYQADWLMRFYKFGFDEVVDPAHPNLDLDLDPKAAWALRHPEFFPIDIQTADYEMLLRVPGIGVKSAQLIASGRRFSKIRLEHLKKMGVVLKRAQYFIYHPDTPACLRRLYPEMVRPLLLPKPQPLQLDLFSNQPLALPA
- a CDS encoding TIGR03915 family putative DNA repair protein; this encodes MLSISYDSTFDGFLSVVFEIYRQHLEVGEIHGDRSTTPCNLFMQPFRIETSEDEAARLKRAIENYASADILDLLHVAFRSEEEGIEMKILAYLRKVFDGKDPKYAKNPTSDEMLPLFLTARAVRHEAGGMLGLVRFSKTSDGTYFAEIEPKYDILDLIVGHFRGRFANEKWAIYDSKRGFGVYYAGHQLAEITIPNLDAVTKATPPDEMVRLWQDYYKSIAIKERENPKLLKRCLPVYYWKHLPERQFSRC
- a CDS encoding InlB B-repeat-containing protein; translated protein: MGHHKFTGWTVVSGDCSFTDASKELTTLKLKGEGCVVKVNRVFTNITLQAGTGGSVIGEEDLEKDCEFGGYRESDNGVRGHGRAGYYSYGDSYLYYGYYVKITATPDKSYRFVNWTVTSGGEKCSIEDKNSKSTSISVPYENHCTVKANFVKIGVLTIGSTTGGSISPSSSKTVDVGSKVNISATPDNSYRFENWTFSSGSGNCSIADKNSKKTTITVNGDCKIKANFVKTAVLTIGTATGGSISPSSPKTVDAGTKVKITATPDNTHVFVTWSKATNCPIDDRSAATTYVTVNDDCTIRPSYYKFYELTITAGTGGTTTETTKRTYSGGSAEVSVTAKPNSGYRFDKWVKVSGGSACSVIDETSATTNVHVRETCKIRADFVRTYELKLVAGTGGSTNFTSKTVDTGSKVDISASISQYGYRFDKWTSSSTSCTVADPTDSYTKVTVKGNCTVTASFVERNTFSIAANIAEAGSTSPYGYLAVDKGSSKAITATPSSGYRFDEWTTDNASCVIADIASTSTSLKVSGNCNITANFVKTQELTVSTSTGGSVSSAGTKTVDYGSDNTITATPDSSYRFDKWTTDNASCVIADTTSDSTTVSVSADCNITANFVKIQYIDVSAGTGGTTSPSTYMPIDSGATLQITATPDSSYRFDQWTSDNESCVIADTASNSTSVKVSDDCSVKATFVKTYTFSVRANIDAGGTVSPDEDQTVDKGSRNSISATPNSGYRFDKWTSDNASCVISKTTKTSTSVKVSDNCNVTANFVKTHNVTIAGGTGGHVKSPGSRTVDIDTKVSLSAVEDTGYVFDKWVSTSKKCIVADPASLSTTVKVGDDCSVTANFVKVEYVFLEEDFVRDIDSVETTEVDFAFSLNTVSPTYSKIDTITVALFTDLGDTLWVPAIETDVHSGEFEGRGSFRFVTSTEDQKDDVLDAAMDLDADANRAVIRMQIGKDNSALDSRDSIVVFYEFIPAVSAEIQDQDLDGRADFVRVHFAKSILHEQLKIDTLFWGESEDDGREVASRDMEISEDGDLIYAALESPFEYGVTAVDSTGKKFVKISRNTSSAIQKVTLSDKVGPVPVRAEKHPGVIRDKDYLNGKADIPPDTLVVTLSEPVKIPGGAKAFDKKRSAWSNMFQYAESCDNGKMHPVSLEQSPKLDKSGKVWTMVIPHQVNIHVGHCLMTNPEAPFQDAAGNAPAIGGVSIEGDDGDIYIYTFKGAPAVARGSKSAVKVEARLSYKAKVTIFSNLGNVVAQFNRKNEEGLSFIEWDQRTMDNRLAGTGVYIWKIQFKFADGHKETRSIRTGIKR